The following are encoded together in the Lathyrus oleraceus cultivar Zhongwan6 chromosome 3, CAAS_Psat_ZW6_1.0, whole genome shotgun sequence genome:
- the LOC127125720 gene encoding probable glycosyltransferase At5g03795 has product MASTPYSSSSSMKLLLFMVPLIIIAGLVSVLGPNPSNWILIQNPPLSWTSQNVVAVDFHHSLFNQSSTPPISIQPIIDQQLGNKDKENLNGSQIVPNNTNSMNESHILQEKQNLPRKFSILDRTEAGLLQARAAIRKAKNGNQTQDIDYVPTGPMYHNPNSFHRSYLEMEKQFKVYVYEEGELPVFHNGPCKNIYSIEGNFIHTIEMNDQFRTKDPEKAHVFFLPFSVAMMVQFVYIRDTHDFGPIKKTVKDYINVVSEKYPFWNRSLGADHFMLACHDWGPETSKAVPNLFKNSIRALCNANTSEAFKPTKDVSIPEINLRFGTTHGYLGGPSPSKRSLLAFYAGGLHGPIRPILLEHWENKDEDIQVHKYLPKGVSYYDMLRKSKFCLCPSGYEVASPRVVEAIYTGCVPVLISDHYVPPFNDVLNWKSFSVEVSVKDIPNLKKILTSISPRQYIRMQRRVGNIRKHFEVNSPPKRFDVFHMILHSIWLRRLNFRVQDDQ; this is encoded by the exons ATGGCTTCAACACCatattcatcttcttcatctATGAAGCTTTTATTGTTCATGGTTCCACTCATAATTATTGCAGGATTAGTTTCTGTATTAGGTCCTAATCCTTCTAATTGGATTCTAATTCAAAATCCACCTCTCTCATGGACTTCACAAAATGTTGTTGCGGTTGATTTTCATCACTCTCTTTTCAATCAATCTTCTACACCTCCAATTTCTATTCAACCTATTATTGATCAACAATTG GGGAACAAAGATAAGGAGAATCTCAATGGCTCCCAAATTGTTCCCAACAACACAAATTCTATGAATGAATCTCATATTCTTCAAGAGAAACAAAACCTCCCAAGAAAGTTCAGCATCTTAGATAGAACAGAAGCTGGTTTACTACAAGCTAGAGCTGCAATAAGAAAAGCAAAAAATGGGAATCAAACACAAGACATAGATTATGTTCCAACAGGACCAATGTATCACAATCCTAATTCATTTCACAG GAGTTATTTAGAAATGGAGAAACAATTCAAAGTATATGTCTACGAAGAAGGCGAACTTCCGGTTTTCCATAATGGACCGTGCAAAAACATATACTCAATCGAAGGCAATTTCATCCATACTATCGAGATGAATGATCAATTTCGAACAAAAGACCCCGAAAAAGCACATGTGTTTTTCCTTCCTTTTAGCGTTGCAATGATGGTCCAATTCGTCTATATACGTGACACTCATGATTTTGGTCCCATTAAGAAAACCGTCAAGGACTATATCAACGTCGTGTCTGAAAAATATCCCTTTTGGAATCGAAGCCTCGGAGCGGATCATTTCATGCTTGCCTGCCATGATTGG GGGCCAGAGACATCAAAGGCAGTTCCAAACTTGTTCAAAAACTCGATTCGAGCCCTTTGCAACGCCAACACCTCTGAGGCATTCAAACCGACAAAGGACGTATCTATTCCAGAAATCAATCTTCGATTTGGTACAACTCACGGTTACCTGGGCGGGCCATCACCATCCAAGAGATCACTTTTAGCTTTCTACGCGGGTGGGCTTCACGGGCCCATTAGGCCGATCTTACTCGAACATTGGGAAAACAAAGACGAAGACATTCAAGTTCACAAGTACCTCCCAAAGGGCGTATCTTACTATGATATGCTCCGAAAAAGCAAGTTCTGTCTTTGTCCTAGCGGATACGAGGTAGCGAGTCCGCGAGTCGTGGAAGCGATTTACACAGGTTGTGTTCCGGTATTAATTTCAGACCATTATGTTCCTCCATTCAATGATGTTTTGAATTGGAAATCATTTTCTGTTGAGGTTTCTGTTAAGGATATACCAAACTTGAAGAAAATATTGACGAGTATTTCTCCAAGACAATATATAAGAATGCAAAGAAGAGTAGGAAATATTAGGAAACACTTTGAGGTAAATTCTCCACCTAAGAGATTTGATGTGTTTCATATGATACTTCATTCTATATGGCTTAGAAGATTGAATTTTAGAGTCCAAGATGATCAATAA